The genomic DNA CATGATGACTATGTATATATGCTACGTCTAGGTTTTGGATCTCTAGATTAGGTAAGTTCAAGTTGCTTCTTGCTCCACATCATGATAGTTTAGTAGGCTATATGTATGATATGAAATTGCATGCTTGCGTCTAAGATTATGTTCTTCTTATGTCTTattatgataccttattatgatcTAGGTTTAGGTGGATGTTATGTTTCCTCTTATATCTTATCATGATAATGAAAATTACTTAATGAGAATACCGTGAGGGAAAAGGCTCCAAAGGGAGTTCAATATCGGGTTAGTTGACTGTAATAAAGTAATaatgaaaatgataaaaatttaatgaGGATACTATGAGGGAAAAGACCTCAGAGGGAGTCTGTTTACAGGAAAAGACCtcagagggagcccaatatcggGTAAGACAActatgataaaatgatgagaattTGATAGGAATACTATAAGAGAAAAGACCCTAGAGAGATCCCGTTTACGGGACAAGGTcccagagggagcccaatatcggTTTCCATGTTAGGCTATGAATAAGTTagattcatgatatgctaagttcagattcatgttatgctatgaatatgttaagttcatgatatACTATAAGTTCATGTTATGCTacaaatatgttaagttaatgatatgctatgtatgagttcatgttatgctatgaataGGTTaagtccatgatatgctatgaatatgttaggttcatgatatgctataaatatgttaagttcatgatatgctatactcatgCTCATGTATGCTCATGTATGCCCATGTATATGCTCATGATAAAGTCTATTTTTATGTGTATATTTATACCATgcaagtatgcttatgatatgcttatataCATTCTCATGATTAAGTCTATCCGTATGCTCATGTTTATGCTTATGTTATGCTTGTGTATATACTCATGATTATGTTTGttcatatgcatgcttatgtttattttcTCTTGCTTATGTATGATGCCAAtgcttactttcatgatatgttaGTAGGAAGGTCCTAAGTTACCTAGCATATATTTTTCCATAGTACACTAGGCCATAGATGCTAACTATTGCATAACACAGTTTTGAACgtgctgagtctctcgactcacaaactttaactttttttttttcagaaaatagAACCAACGAGATAGGAGACATTGACCAGTGAGCTAGTTCGAAAAGTGAGCTAGTTTGAAACAATGGTAGTACAACCCGAAGACTTTCCAGTTTAGTTTTCACATTTAGCTATATTTACTTTCTTCGAGTTGTGTATGTAATTTTATTTAAACTGAGAACCCGCTATGGTAGTATGAGTAAGTGATGTTCTGCAGTTTATGTATTTTCTTAAatgttatgatttttttttttaaaaaaaaactaggggTGTTACAACTGTAGTGtaggcttggaaacaaaagagggTTCGGGTggtttttatcttggtagatcgtcgcccacacgacatccaagaagaggagaggaatacggcagaagatcaagaggtctttgtctacaaaGAAATGCACAACTAGTTGTTTATTCCGTAGCGCAACtagtttttgttttctttgtatggatcctgaaataccaacacaagaggctagcgattttgtgttttcgtttttgtgcttcgattttgtgtttcaatcttgtgctttgattgaggtctctgtagttaaacctaaggttactgtgagaagtttaaatatttaatttctttgaaaggctttatctaggaagtggtggatgatcccataactaagaaggcctagtgcctcgtcaacaacctggaagccaatccttgaaataaatatttaataaacttctgtaatatggtttaacttcagaaGAACATAAAGGTTGAACTtgtagtaaaaatgttaagtttcatttccaattcaagtttaactttgaagaacgaagttggagtaaaaatattaagtttcgtttccaatccaagtttaacttctgaagagcacatgggttgctaagaaaagttctgtgcttgtacaaattttttgtataggggaaacagaacgatattccaagtagcacctagcacagctccgcttgcttgggtgatttcggccaaccgaaataaggctcacccgaacccaatttcggccttctccttgagcaggcttcacTCTGGTTTCttatccctcgaatgtcgcgcacgttcttctcgtccaccagtgtactcttccgcagctcttccATCCCTCAAATGAACGGAGCCTTtcaactcccttcccgtgtcatccttctcgctagccgcgtcttccgctcgacttcctgtgctcctaagctcctgcacacttagacaaaggGATCAAAAACTaataggacataacttaacttatttgatcacattaaaacagcCTTGGGGTTACAACAGTTTTACTTTAGCCAAAGACTTATGAGTAATAATTCTGATAAGAGGCCTTAAAGTATACGTCTTCTTTATAAATGGATTGGTGAATGCTCTGTGTGTTATTCAAATATCTTTAGATATATTGACTTATATCTAATATCCCAAACCTACACCTCCTATGAGATATTTTGCTAAAATGTCAAAATATAAACTtgcatgaccaagatgacttgaatactTGAAGTCTAAGGAAATTTACACTCGAGGTGTAATGAAATCTTCATTTACATATAAAAAGCCACATTAAATCTCATAGCAGGTCACATATGATAAACTAGTTACCCTTAACTAGCATCCACatgttaactctcaacatcctaaTATTTTTTGTCTATAAGGATCAACTACTTAGTTAAATCAATGAGTATAACATGTGTTAATctcacagaattgatgatgtccagtCTCATTAATTCATTGACTAGGAAATATTTGAATACGTACATAATTACACATGATGAGACACCCATTAATTGTGATCTAATCACAGTTTCTCTCATGTAATGCATTGTATTGTGCACatcattaattaagtttaagatcaaatcacatacatataaaaacaccttcaaataattaattttatttattaaataaataatacaatTTTTAAAGCGATTGCATTTTGGGCACTCTCAAATATAGCATTTGTTCGTCGATATCCTTTATTGGTTGGCTCATGATTAATTCACAGAGCTTCCCCACTTCCTTATCCTAGATTGTGCTTCCTTTGCCTGTATGCATGAATTCATGGCCAATCTTAATTCAACTTCAAATGAGTTTTAATTAGTTATATGAATTCACAAAGAAAACATAAATAGATCTAGTTGAATCAATGATCACCTCCTTGTCCCAGTTTGTTCCCACTGTAATGCCAATGAGCACTAAGGTTTGCAATCCTACTCCTATGAGCATTCCACTCCACATCCCCTACATCCAAAAATCATTAATGAGAGAAATGAATTAAAAAAAGGACAGTTCGATATATAAAGCTCTCACCAATATGACGTCCCGAGGAAGGTTTATTGTATATAATTTTACCTTGCTTTACAAAAAGTTATTTTTGAGACTCGAACCTATAACCTCTAAGTCACACAACAACAATTTTACCGTTGTGTTAAGATTCCCGAAGAAATAAAAGGCAAGAAAAAAAAACGATTATGATATCATATCAAATTCTTATATATACCTTCACTcccaaatcaaaataaaatgataGAATGTAACCAGCAGGAATTCCCACAAGATAGTAGCAGCCTAAATTGACATAAGCCACCAATGTTTGCCATCCAGCTCCTACTGCCACACCTGCAAATGCTCAGATAATTAAATGTCGAGCTGTTGCTGCAAATTAGGAAATTAAGAATTGATGATTGCCAAAAGAACCTGTAAGAACAGGTTGGATGCTGCTGAGAAGAAGTGTGCAGGCAAAGACCAAAGCAAGGTCAGTGATTGCATGCACAACTTCTGGGCTGTTAGTGAAGGGTATGCCGTAGACATCCCTGAGAAACAAaaccaaggagaagaagaggatgccAAAGATGAGTGATGACACAATGACTACCAGTATCGAGAACTTGGCAGCTCTAGGCCTGCGTGCTCCCAGCTCATTTGAGATCCTAACACTGTATTGAATATCGATTTGTTTtagaagggaaaaaaataaatatgaaggatataatatatatatatatatatatatatatatatatatgtcaatcaCCTGATTGCAGCATTGAAGCCAACGAACACCATAATCTCCCAGCCATATAGGTTCATGCTGGAAGGGGAGAGTCAATTGGTCACACAAGTTAATTGCTAAGAAACTAGAATACTTGAGCAGTTGGAGACTAACCATATTGAAATAGCAGCCACTGCAACTTGTGCGTTCTTCAGGTTGCCTGCTAGGACAATGAGGAACATGTAAAACCAGTACTCCACGCTGCATAAATAATTAGAGGCAAATGCATTACTTATTACATTATGTTGTTGAGTATAGACGAGGCAATTTAACGATCAACTTGGGTGCGTACCACATCATGACTGCAGAAGCTATGGAGAGCCTGGAAAAGGCCGCGAGGTCCCTGAAAGCGCCCCAGCTAAAGCCATTCCAAGCACCAGGGCAATGCCCCATGGCGATGTATGCGAACTGGCCGAGCACCACGAACCACCACGCGACGTTAAGCGAGATGGCCGCCCCCACGAGGCCCAGGTTGAGCTGCGCAATGAGGAGCCAGCTGAGGAGGAGGTGCAGCAGTAGGGCCACTGCAGAGACGGCGGCCATGGCCATGACCTTGCTCTGGGCTTGCAGGAACTTTTGGAGGGGGAAGTTGAGGACATAGGCGAAGAGCTGCGGGATCATGTAGAGGGAGAATTTGCCGGCGAGGAATGCAATTTGGGGGTCCTGGTGGAAGAAGAGGAGGACCGGAGTGGCGAAGACGTAAATGGGGAGAAGGCAGATGGAGGTTGCGGTGAGGATGACCCAGGAGCGCTGCATGTAGACGCCGAGCATGTCTAGCTGCTTGGCTCCGAAGGCCTGGCCGCAGAGTGTCTCCAAAGCACTGCCCATGCCGAGCTGCGTCGGAGagaagcagatgagatggtgtgTGATTCTTGAAATTAACCTCAAATAGGTAACATTGTCAAATTTAGTAATTGACCAGGGAGGCGATGCATGGGTTGGATATGACATCACATGAAACAAATActatattatttaatatttaactatgtttaatattttttctaaattcTAACTATgtttaatatttctattaactaatactatattatttattaatatatttatatccaCCTTTCTATATGTCActcttgttgccataatcaacaaaataaaatataatatttattttttaataaaaggtGGAACCATCATATCAATGGCTCTCCTAGAGTCAGGTCCCATGGATTGACATATATAAAAGATGTACAATGTTAGTCAAGGATAGttattcatatattatatcttgagTACATATTCAAGGATTGGTATACATTAATTTGTACTTTCTTGAAAATCACCTCTACATCAAATCTCACACTCTCAAATAAAGAATGGTTCCTTATCATCCATACATAGTGGATCATGGATGACATAGTAAGGTGTCAAACTTTCAACAAGCTACTAGTCCCACAGTAGTGGAGTATGAAGACCATCAGCATCCTACGATATATAGACATCTTCTCTCTCATCTGCAACTAATATATGATCCACCTCCATAACTATTTGAACAAGTTGCATGTTAAGAACAGATGCTCCTACATCTCCTCTAATCCACAAAAGGTGCAGCTCTTGCCATCGAGGTAGTGCAACCTATCCCTAGTAGGCAGTCTCTTGTATGCTAGCATCTATAAGGTGAAGGCATGACTAGACTGTAAGTAGGTCCTCCATGCTATCTTTACCCATGGCTTTCTCGAACTAGGACCTTTGAAATAATCATATGCCTTATGTACTCCCCCCTCCCTTGTTCTGACTAAACCATGATGTCAAACACTGTGCTACAACCTCTTAGAATCCAACTGTGGCTATGAAACTGTCCCTAATCTACAATAATCTCTTGATGAGAGGAGTGTATGTGTGCTTGGCTTGCCAATCCCAAaaatatatattcttgagatagTGGTAATGGATCCATCTGATCCATAATTTATACTACTTCTCCTGAATCTACTAATAGAATTGTCAAATAGGCCAATCAGTAGTGGGACAGACCAACCCATGGCGGACCTATCATTTAGGAGGGTGGGACAGGGCAGGGTGGGACAAGGTGGGACAAGGTGTGGTGAGATAGGTTGACCCATCATCTTGACTAGTTGGGAAATCCCCAACCCACGATGGGTTGTGGGTTAGGCAAACCAACCCACAAGcccacccaaaaataaaaaatatgtaaaaaagattaaaaattttaaatttagattacaGATTAAGCGGGTTTAGAGCTTATGGCTTTCATGGAACTATAATCAAGCAAGGTTTTGTGTGTTTATTGTCTTTGGAGTTCATGTCAACAAAGAAATTATGAAAGGATTAATAATTTGCAATACTTATTTGGTTATGGTATATTAATTTTTTCCTAATGAAGAGTATAactcatatttattttttctaaaatttaagtGCACAAAGGAGCACCTCTAAATTTCTTATTCCTACTTCTtttatttatttgagaaaaaaaattctttggagaattttttttcttctcaatctGCTAGCCAACCCAAGCTTGCCACAGATTGATCGGCACAAGTCACGAGATTTAACTAGTCAACCCACCTAgatgtaagtaccccatggtagttttggtatgatcaaccaagtcaagttaggtcatgttgtgtttgatccttgtgtctaagtatgcaggagcttaggagcataaaaagtcgagcgaaagacatagcTAGCAAAAAGGATGGGATAGGAAAGAGTCAAcgagctcagtgcgtccgagtAATGAGGTGCTGCAAAAGAGTATGCTGGTGGATGACAAGAAAGAGTACAacattttcgagggatgagaagtcagagcgaaagattgcttgaagagaaggccggaagatgggttcgagtgagcctaaTTCTGGATgtccaagatcacccaagcgacggAGAAGGCGTTGAACGGTCAACACAAGGCTAACCAATCCAGGTGCCCGAACTACTTTGTTGCTGAAAGGGTGCCTCAATGCAGTGCAtcaacttgttggtgcaatatccctcaggtcaaggttgacctgggtaaccaagctgagtcttggtttgggtttagatgtttgacaataagatattgattgaagaagagtcaagtaggtcaaggttgaccggatacttgactgggaagtcctaactgggatgttaggcaaaatgaaagacctagtgagtgaagctaggcagtaagaaaagtcctggtgagtgaagccaggcagaaggaagtcctagtgagtgaagctaggcagaagaaaagtcctggtgagtgaagccaggcagaaggaagtcctagtgagtgaagctaggcaaatggaaagtcctggtgagggcagaaggaagtcctagtgagtgaagctaggcagacggaaaaccctagtgagtgaagctaggtgaaagtcctagtgagtgaagctaggcagatagaaatcctggtgagtgaagccaggtgaaagtcctagtgagtgaagctaggcagatggaaatcctggtgagtgaagccaggtgaaagtcctagtgagtgaagctaggcagatggaaaaccctagtgagtgaagctaggtgaaagtcctggtgagtgaagccaggcaagggaaaatccagatggatcaaggatgatcggacatctggtgctgggaagtccaagtaggtcaaaggattgactggatacttggcatgaaagaaaagtccaagtaggtcaaagggattgaccggatacttggcacagagaaaagtccaagtgggtcaaagggattgaccggacacttggtaagggagtcctagcaggtcaagggagtgactagatgctaggcatgacataccaacaggtcaaggttgatcggatgttggtttgggaggtttgggactttgttttggacaaaaatcaagtgctggatcgatcagtggatcgatccagacctgtctcagcgaacagagagcctctggatcgatccgtggatcgatccagaggtcccaatcgatcagtggatcgattgggacgcggctgcttcgcgcgataagtgctggatcgatccagagcacagaggcgctctggatcgatccgtggatcgatccaaagcctccccgatcgattgggaatattcgaatcgatcgggatccgaccgttggcgtcgtttatagctgcaggcgtgtgatggctgcggcaatcttcttctccgattcactccagatttctcgccagctcctccacagcactcacaaagctcagatcgccagttcttaaaggatcttggaagtttttcaagtcaagaggcggatcaaagccaagaagagaagctagggttagggtttatactcattgtaagcttgtaagcttgtatttcttgtatcctttccctctcttcttgtattgagtcttgtagggcttctccgcccttggtagttaccataaaggagagttttatttagtggagggtgtgtgtgttggtgtggatccttggattagtcacctcttgtgaggtggataccaagtaaaaccaaccgtgttagcgttgtgtgtttgtttctgtattttccgctgcacatctttgaaggaacaagcaacgccgagcaacgagcgaacgcgacgagctattcaccccccccccctctagctacttttggtcctaacaagtggtatcagagcaaggttgctcttcaccggaatcaccgccggaaggggcaaacatatcaagaaaagctagagggtgaagaagttggagcaatttcttcaagttcaagactttatcaagctcaacttcaagatgcaattccaagatgggcttggatttgacacaagggtggctccaccatacacttctacgagtttcgattcttggaaatcaagaatcgaaaattttcttatgatggagatagagcaatggtttgctctaatggaaggcttcaaggctccaagaaattcaaagggcaaagttctaaagaaaagcaaatggagcccggagcaagtccaaaggtgcgaggcaaatgacaaagtgaccaagcttttggtcaatttattgccaagcaccattctttgcaaaattggagaatttgaagatgcaaaggaactttggagcaaattggctaagcttcatgaagagatcccctccactatacaagatcatgaagaatccagagagggtgactctttggagcaagaccaagaggaggactccgaggttgagagatgctcaacctccgaagaagaggaaatccaagaagcttcatcctcaagggaatgcaccgaagggaacaaggagggagcatactccttgtttcatgttcaagatgatgaagcctccacctctaggattgagggggagcaattcttggtgacgccggatcaagaagaaggagaagcttctacatccgggtcaagtgaagaagaagaagatggtgccacctccgaaattcaagaaatatcaaatggaggagcaagtgtcatccctatacaagaaggtataaatgtttcaattaaaaataaaaatcatataatatgttttgagtgtagggaaagtgggcactacaagagcaaatgccctaaattggccaagaagaagggccaagtggcacaaaagggcaaggagaagcccaaggagaccatccccggaacaaagaagagcaaggagcacatcgtgtgcttctcttgcaatcaaaaggggcattaccgaagtcaatgccctaagaggaagaaggtggtcaaggctcatggaggaagctctagtcaagggggagcctctaaggtaaagaaaaaggtaacatttattgagcctactcctttacattatggtaaaaagcatgatggttcaaatttatatcattttaatgctatttaccatgaaaatagaaagcatgatagcgttaaagaaaaacatatagcttttcatgctaaaactactacacctaaggctaggattgtaggtaaaaatctaggcgaaaactctaaggattttagatacaagcctagaaacaaaaatgctcatgggtcaaatactaaggacttagtgagagaaaatcaagtcttgaggtcaagacttgataaaatggaaaagaccctaaaagtatggaaaatatcctaaaagggcaaaatgagcatagcctaggtctgggAGCAcataggtcatctaatggccatagaggtttgggatacaaacccaaggctaagaaggatgtgccctcttaccatagggttccatatagttatggaacaaaccctaggtctcgtggtcaagtcaaaaatactagagaagtcatccctaagagtatttttgcaacaaatgtgactaagacttctaagaagtcaaagaaggtcacaaagaaggtcacaagggaagaaatccctagagttgacctagaaaaagtgaccaaggcttctaagaagcaaaacaaggtcactaggaaggtatctagggaggttatccctagtgaatacctagagcatccaaggagcaccaataggttttgggttcctaggagcatcttctctaccccatagatgggttagagagtgtcaactccgattagaagggtagttaacccaactttgaggaaattgacactcaaggagcattttcaaggttgtgttaacctttgaaaatgaaatggaattattatttactccttgaaagagtaaagtgtgcctaatggtggaagaattgattttaatcttaaatggcacatattgggaaattcataagaactatcaagttgggattttggtatgttcttaggcaatttaaggcaatctgggccttaaatttaaaagtgctactcttaaagaaaaatggaatatgccaacatttgaggacatgtttattttcaattggcatacattaaatcaaggaaattagaaatgccaaatttaggctttggcattctcttgtagcactttagggcaatctaggtttaagttgtaagtttagctaagactttaaggatacttagatagttaatctaggtatattttatttatgctaaatcttgccatgattgtttgcccataatatgccatgacatcatgtctagttttgcattcatgttttattatgaaaaatccaaaaataccatgtcatgacattcatacatcatgtagtaataggatattttcttttgaaaattattttcttttgatgtatgccataacataatcatgcattaagtttaattccttgtaattaaggacgaatggcatttaacgacacttattgacaagtgacatcctgggtggatgtctaatatctctaaaatgcctagatagatatgcatgatccctagaatagggcaaaaccaaattttacatctcacaaagacctctaagatgacttgtatgtgttttgtccacaatagatacaagtgagatgttaggaagatgaacaaaactcaagatgttgatttagtgcattcttttgagttttaggttcatcaaaacacatagttatgtgttttcccatcattgggaaagctaatgtacaagtcatgtgcattaagcccaaggaatgtgatgggatattggttttgaaaatgtttttaaaatatttttggaaaaccttggtgaaggctatcttttgatagtaatcaccattgaatagttagacacaaacttgaagaaaacactaaagtttttgcaagttttcaagtttgtgtcaatctttgaaaatatgaagtattttcatagaaaactatttttccgtgatagtaaacgccctaaataatgtctacacgaaatttcataatttttggatttttgtagaattttctaggggtttctgaagttgactgaaatggaatttcagcaactatcagagctccgatcgatccatggatcgattggagttcctgaatcgatccatggatcgattcaaacggcaattcccgcgagcagaagctcgctggatcgatcagccgatcgatccagggagtctgaatcgatcagtggatcgattcagcaaggttcaatcgattggaacccaacttcaatcgatccaagttgctggttttggctgggaaggcctgatttcagcatctttgaacctattttagtctaggtaaccattccaaaccccttaaatacatttgtatacatacaaagggtgttttcatgttgaaaacaaggatggattggttaacgaagactaagtagaagtttaggttgaggttgtttcaaattttgaatatttgaacctcaaaacttctaaatttgggtttcctaatgttttagggattccaagtcattgttggtgcaatgacagaagttatgtcttagggggagggactctttaaagacatgaaaattacttttcatgaaccttggaaggtggttaaccttctgttgtgaacttgctcaaggttgagcatttaaacttgaaatggggagaaatggggagtggatatcctcattatttcaagtggacactcaagtggtagataatgctcaaggttgggtagttgtctacattgagggagaagttaaggataaatgaagggtatgggaccttcattatcgtgttgatcacaacgagtgatgttgtgaacaacgatgagcaactcttcagggggagagtcttcaacaaatggatttgttgaagtgtgcccagaattggagcataggttgatgtgtgtccaacgatgggttgatgtgtgccaatagggggagaatgtatggttaagcttaggccttcattacctatgggaaggtcatagggggagaatgaaaggactcatgaagtgtgtccagaattggagcataggttgatgtgtgtccaacgatgggttgatgtgtgccaatagggggagaatgtatggttaagcttaggccttcattacctatgggaaggtcatagggggagaatgaaaggactcatgaaagggagtaagttaggctttcattacctagagggagtttgccctcttagggggagaatgaagagcttaatttatgctttcattacctagtggcatgaagaaggaggctatggtattagcctaacttacatatg from Zingiber officinale cultivar Zhangliang chromosome 4A, Zo_v1.1, whole genome shotgun sequence includes the following:
- the LOC121969914 gene encoding protein DETOXIFICATION 33-like isoform X1; the protein is MEESLLRSVDEDEDMEEISSLGQLLRHGVEENKKLWYLAAPAIFTSIAQYSLGAVTQIFAGHLSTLELDAVSTENSVIAGLAFGIMLGMGSALETLCGQAFGAKQLDMLGVYMQRSWVILTATSICLLPIYVFATPVLLFFHQDPQIAFLAGKFSLYMIPQLFAYVLNFPLQKFLQAQSKVMAMAAVSAVALLLHLLLSWLLIAQLNLGLVGAAISLNVAWWFVVLGQFAYIAMGHCPGAWNGFSWGAFRDLAAFSRLSIASAVMMCVEYWFYMFLIVLAGNLKNAQVAVAAISICMNLYGWEIMVFVGFNAAISVRISNELGARRPRAAKFSILVVIVSSLIFGILFFSLVLFLRDVYGIPFTNSPEVVHAITDLALVFACTLLLSSIQPVLTGVAVGAGWQTLVAYVNLGCYYLVGIPAGYILSFYFDLGVKGMWSGMLIGVGLQTLVLIGITVGTNWDKEELRSTGSRAEDAASEKDDTGRELKGSVHLRDGRAAEEYTGGREERARHSRDKKPE
- the LOC121969914 gene encoding protein DETOXIFICATION 30-like isoform X2 → MEESLLRSVDEDEDMEEISSLGQLLRHGVEENKKLWYLAAPAIFTSIAQYSLGAVTQIFAGHLSTLELDAVSTENSVIAGLAFGIMLGMGSALETLCGQAFGAKQLDMLGVYMQRSWVILTATSICLLPIYVFATPVLLFFHQDPQIAFLAGKFSLYMIPQLFAYVLNFPLQKFLQAQSKVMAMAAVSAVALLLHLLLSWLLIAQLNLGLVGAAISLNVAWWFVVLGQFAYIAMGHCPGAWNGFSWGAFRDLAAFSRLSIASAVMMCVEYWFYMFLIVLAGNLKNAQVAVAAISICMNLYGWEIMVFVGFNAAISVRISNELGARRPRAAKFSILVVIVSSLIFGILFFSLVLFLRDVYGIPFTNSPEVVHAITDLALVFACTLLLSSIQPVLTGVAVGAGWQTLVAYVNLGCYYLVGIPAGYILSFYFDLGVKGMWSGMLIGVGLQTLVLIGITVGTNWDKEAKEAQSRIRKWGSSVN